One Candidatus Bathyarchaeota archaeon genomic window carries:
- a CDS encoding ribbon-helix-helix domain-containing protein has translation MAQVQLRLPEKTLEQIDAWVAEGKFKSRSDAIKTIISLYEEREKTRNFYEMLQKESQQAKEHPEELIPLEDL, from the coding sequence GTGGCTCAAGTGCAACTTAGACTCCCAGAAAAAACTCTCGAGCAAATTGATGCGTGGGTAGCTGAAGGCAAATTCAAAAGCCGAAGCGATGCCATAAAAACCATAATCAGCCTTTATGAGGAACGGGAAAAAACCCGCAATTTCTACGAGATGCTGCAAAAAGAGAGCCAGCAAGCCAAAGAGCACCCTGAAGAGCTCATCCCCTTAGAGGACCTCTGA
- a CDS encoding TatD family nuclease-associated radical SAM protein codes for MPQQDNKAPATVYWLDNTLYLNVTNQCSNSCYFCLRRYRQGVGGFNLKLTAEPTVEQITTELEKVLHMRSWDGLVFCGFGEPTQRLDVLLEVARWVRAHYGRPLQIRLDTNGHGYVLNKGRAVAAELKAAGVDKVNVSLNAPDRATYEEICKPAIPNAYEAVLDFIKKAKAMLDVEVTAVRLPEVDIARVQKVADDLGVPFRVREYIPCFF; via the coding sequence ATGCCACAACAAGACAACAAAGCCCCAGCAACAGTTTACTGGTTAGACAACACGCTCTACCTAAACGTCACCAACCAGTGCAGCAACAGTTGCTACTTTTGCCTGCGGCGCTACCGCCAAGGCGTCGGAGGCTTCAACCTCAAACTCACAGCCGAACCTACAGTAGAGCAAATCACAACTGAACTGGAAAAAGTCTTGCACATGCGAAGCTGGGATGGGCTGGTCTTCTGCGGTTTCGGCGAACCTACACAGCGGCTGGATGTGCTCTTGGAGGTGGCGCGGTGGGTGCGAGCGCACTATGGCAGACCGCTACAGATTCGCCTCGACACTAACGGGCACGGCTACGTGCTCAACAAGGGCAGAGCTGTGGCGGCTGAACTCAAGGCGGCAGGAGTGGACAAGGTTAACGTGAGCCTCAACGCGCCTGACAGGGCAACGTATGAGGAAATCTGCAAACCCGCAATCCCCAACGCGTACGAGGCAGTTCTTGATTTCATCAAAAAAGCCAAAGCAATGCTTGACGTTGAGGTGACGGCAGTGCGCTTGCCCGAAGTTGACATAGCCCGCGTGCAAAAAGTCGCCGACGATTTAGGCGTGCCGTTTAGAGTGCGCGAGTACATCCCTTGCTTCTTCTGA
- a CDS encoding Lrp/AsnC family transcriptional regulator, with product MAHSKQKYLAMIKISPNMAAKLYEPLMEFEAQPIEGVRLQEAYQVFGRWDFAILFEADSNAAALHFVGDKIRLVEGVLETLTIPISPIKDYTKQ from the coding sequence TTGGCTCATTCTAAACAAAAATACCTCGCCATGATCAAAATCAGCCCCAACATGGCAGCAAAACTCTACGAGCCCCTCATGGAATTCGAAGCCCAACCAATCGAAGGCGTACGCCTCCAAGAGGCGTATCAAGTGTTTGGCAGATGGGACTTCGCCATCCTCTTCGAAGCCGACTCTAACGCTGCCGCACTGCATTTTGTTGGCGACAAAATCCGCCTCGTCGAAGGCGTCCTAGAAACGCTAACGATTCCAATCTCGCCCATCAAAGACTACACAAAACAATAA
- a CDS encoding type II toxin-antitoxin system RelE/ParE family toxin has protein sequence MLLRPKAAKAFQKIDNKNQERIKQALRELAVDPYKAGEQLHPAHFWKTRAGDYRAIYEINKDKKEVIVLFVGHRKNVYGNFTKIL, from the coding sequence GTGCTTCTGCGACCTAAAGCGGCGAAGGCATTCCAAAAAATAGATAATAAAAACCAAGAACGCATAAAACAAGCACTCCGAGAGCTCGCCGTTGATCCCTATAAAGCTGGAGAACAATTACACCCAGCCCACTTTTGGAAAACAAGAGCAGGCGATTACCGAGCCATCTACGAGATAAACAAAGACAAAAAAGAGGTAATCGTGCTATTTGTGGGACACCGAAAAAACGTGTACGGCAACTTCACAAAAATACTCTAA